The following are encoded together in the Desulfococcus multivorans genome:
- a CDS encoding malectin domain-containing carbohydrate-binding protein gives MKRFPSKDGSILFFAILMSLMFGMFAQLAIPDNAGADARDVENFWINEYGKVPAPSRAVVAAEEPISCTSEYIREKLAKAQPDECFLGIGNPVNRTGELGWLTNYPTDLTQDEIAACLSTPVPVDPDDPEGDQYESLTGYGQPKVNQAYVWGLTKSGDKLWFGTFSNTLCSVYSGYLNNSTPSLNDSYVCEGSSGSDFRPPRLFNYDLKAKKLTEVTQDVLATDRSYLTGGVIRSAGALNGVVFLAGSSGACGVVDGVGYPGLGFFAFDGETGEYLGKGCFPHYNNVRQWRVIEGQLYVGVAYTPYGDDDPNVTGKIFRWTGSKADPFSFETVAEIKGDPVYITPHEGRIFVSTWPGLDDYASIWMSPEIGDDGMLTASDAKGWQNVWNIGEYEPEPAAANTIGGGAMMSYKGHLYWGTMTVPGLASIWWSNAYPDALPEDAQIAFIGTYRPITIFRGKDFGTAGRSVELLYGNRYMPTYSPATGWSIVGNKMGRSPLYGSAGFDNFYNNYTWWMEVYEGRLFVGTMDWSYLINSQLGEVPPAMTDNIEPGPGADLWQFCASDTPAVPMSLNGVQNYSNYGIRTMVSDDALYLGMANPMNLMTDPDDNRPEGGWELLKLTLPAPPEPSDVLYRINAGGSQVTPPSGDIWSADQFYSSGQSYGTSSAIAGTADDVLYQRERFGKSFSYSVPVKPGTYTVTLHFAEIYWRDPGKRVFNVDVEGGQGSLSNFDIVKEVGAYTAVVKTFPGIYVDDGNLTISFNALADNAKVSAIEISLGSTAPVARLSASPAALDFGSHDLDTATCLPLTLNNVGDADLNVTDMSILSASEADFYIQEDFSFPIGVQAGSSLSLNVCMDLSVESTKSATLNIAHDGINSPLAVNLSGTCGSTAPSTALYRINAGGSAYTSGSGDTWSADQFYSSAKSYGTSSAIAGTTDDVLYQRERFAKAFGYTIPVQYGGTYTVKLHFAEIYWTAPGKRVFNVDVEGGQGGLSNFDIVKEVGPYTAMIQTFSGIHVADGGLNINFTALADNAKVSAIEIIEESGGSGEVPDVLFRVNAGGSTLSALDSSGVAWSGDTTSSPSAYVNVPDSGNKSASTSAAITLGASVPGTVPAALFRIERWDPPTPGTEMLWSFPVPSGAYEVRLYFAETYTGAFDVGRRQFDVYVENDLVLDDYDQYADAGGGNIGVMKSFPVSVSDGQINIELRHVVENPAIKGIEILKAEIE, from the coding sequence ATGAAGAGATTTCCGTCAAAGGATGGCAGCATTTTGTTCTTTGCGATTCTGATGTCTTTGATGTTTGGCATGTTCGCCCAGCTTGCGATCCCGGACAATGCGGGCGCCGATGCCAGAGACGTCGAGAATTTCTGGATTAACGAATACGGTAAGGTGCCGGCGCCCTCGCGGGCGGTGGTAGCTGCGGAAGAACCCATCTCGTGCACCTCCGAATACATCCGTGAGAAACTGGCAAAGGCCCAGCCGGATGAATGCTTCCTCGGCATCGGCAACCCGGTCAATAGGACCGGCGAATTAGGGTGGCTTACCAACTATCCGACAGACCTCACTCAGGATGAGATCGCCGCCTGCCTGAGCACGCCGGTTCCGGTGGATCCGGATGATCCGGAGGGGGATCAATATGAGTCTCTTACGGGCTATGGCCAGCCCAAGGTCAACCAGGCCTATGTGTGGGGGTTGACCAAATCGGGTGACAAACTCTGGTTCGGCACTTTTTCAAACACCCTCTGCTCCGTATACAGTGGTTATCTCAATAACTCTACCCCATCGCTCAACGACTCCTACGTCTGTGAAGGGTCTTCTGGTTCGGATTTCAGGCCGCCGCGGTTGTTCAACTACGACCTCAAGGCCAAAAAACTGACGGAAGTGACCCAGGATGTTTTGGCCACAGACCGTAGCTATCTTACCGGCGGGGTCATCCGTTCGGCAGGCGCTCTGAACGGGGTCGTCTTTTTGGCAGGAAGCTCGGGTGCCTGCGGTGTTGTAGACGGTGTGGGTTACCCGGGTTTGGGGTTCTTTGCCTTTGACGGGGAAACCGGGGAATATCTCGGCAAGGGGTGTTTTCCGCATTACAACAACGTCCGGCAGTGGCGCGTGATCGAAGGTCAGCTCTACGTCGGCGTTGCCTACACCCCATACGGAGACGACGACCCGAACGTGACCGGGAAGATTTTCCGCTGGACCGGGAGCAAGGCCGATCCTTTCAGCTTCGAGACCGTGGCTGAAATCAAGGGAGACCCGGTATACATCACCCCCCACGAAGGGCGGATCTTCGTGTCCACTTGGCCCGGCCTCGATGATTATGCATCTATCTGGATGAGCCCCGAAATCGGCGATGACGGCATGCTCACGGCGAGCGATGCCAAGGGCTGGCAGAATGTCTGGAACATTGGGGAATACGAGCCCGAACCCGCGGCCGCCAATACAATAGGCGGCGGCGCGATGATGTCTTACAAGGGACATCTCTATTGGGGCACCATGACGGTTCCCGGCCTGGCCAGCATCTGGTGGTCAAACGCGTATCCGGACGCCCTGCCGGAGGATGCGCAAATCGCCTTTATCGGCACCTACCGGCCCATCACGATATTCCGCGGCAAGGACTTCGGGACCGCGGGGCGAAGCGTGGAACTGCTTTACGGAAACCGATACATGCCCACGTACTCCCCGGCGACGGGCTGGAGTATCGTCGGCAACAAGATGGGCCGGTCGCCGCTGTATGGTTCGGCCGGATTCGATAATTTCTACAACAACTATACGTGGTGGATGGAGGTCTATGAGGGCCGCCTCTTCGTGGGCACGATGGACTGGTCCTATCTGATCAACAGCCAACTGGGCGAAGTGCCGCCCGCGATGACCGATAATATCGAACCGGGGCCGGGCGCGGATCTCTGGCAATTCTGCGCATCCGACACGCCGGCGGTTCCCATGAGCCTGAACGGTGTCCAGAATTACAGCAATTACGGCATCCGCACCATGGTCTCGGATGACGCCCTCTATCTGGGCATGGCCAATCCCATGAACCTGATGACCGATCCGGATGACAACCGGCCCGAGGGCGGGTGGGAGCTCCTGAAGCTGACCTTGCCCGCGCCCCCGGAACCCAGCGACGTTCTTTACCGGATCAACGCCGGCGGCTCGCAAGTCACCCCCCCCAGCGGCGACATCTGGTCGGCGGATCAGTTCTATTCCAGCGGCCAATCCTATGGTACCAGCAGCGCGATTGCCGGCACCGCCGATGACGTTCTCTACCAGCGCGAGCGTTTCGGCAAAAGCTTCAGCTACTCGGTTCCCGTCAAACCCGGGACGTACACGGTGACGCTCCATTTCGCGGAGATCTACTGGAGGGATCCGGGCAAACGGGTCTTCAATGTCGACGTGGAGGGCGGACAGGGAAGCCTGTCCAACTTCGACATCGTGAAGGAGGTTGGCGCCTACACCGCGGTGGTCAAGACGTTCCCCGGCATTTACGTTGACGACGGCAACCTCACCATCAGCTTCAATGCCCTGGCGGACAACGCGAAGGTGTCGGCCATCGAGATCTCATTGGGCTCCACGGCGCCTGTGGCAAGGCTCAGCGCCTCGCCCGCCGCCCTCGATTTCGGTTCCCATGATCTCGACACGGCGACCTGTCTGCCCCTGACCCTGAACAATGTGGGGGATGCCGACCTGAATGTCACGGATATGAGCATCCTCAGCGCAAGCGAAGCAGATTTTTACATCCAGGAGGATTTCTCGTTCCCCATCGGTGTTCAGGCAGGCAGTTCCCTCTCGCTGAACGTCTGCATGGACCTGAGCGTTGAGAGCACCAAGTCGGCGACGCTGAACATCGCCCATGACGGCATCAATTCACCCCTCGCCGTCAACCTGAGCGGGACCTGCGGTTCCACCGCGCCATCAACCGCGCTCTATCGCATCAACGCGGGCGGCAGCGCCTATACATCCGGCAGCGGCGACACCTGGTCGGCGGATCAGTTCTATTCCAGCGCCAAATCCTACGGAACCTCCAGCGCCATCGCCGGCACCACCGATGACGTTCTCTACCAGCGGGAGCGCTTCGCCAAAGCCTTCGGTTACACCATCCCCGTTCAATACGGCGGCACCTATACGGTGAAGCTCCATTTTGCGGAGATCTACTGGACGGCTCCGGGCAAACGGGTCTTCAACGTCGACGTGGAAGGCGGACAGGGCGGCTTGTCCAACTTCGACATCGTGAAGGAGGTCGGACCCTACACCGCCATGATCCAGACGTTCTCCGGCATCCATGTCGCCGACGGCGGGCTCAACATCAATTTCACCGCCCTCGCGGATAATGCAAAGGTGTCGGCCATCGAAATCATCGAGGAATCCGGCGGATCCGGCGAGGTGCCCGACGTGCTGTTCCGGGTCAATGCCGGCGGGTCGACCCTCTCGGCTCTCGACAGCAGCGGTGTGGCCTGGTCCGGGGATACGACGTCCTCTCCTTCGGCCTACGTAAACGTTCCGGATTCCGGAAACAAGAGTGCTTCGACCAGCGCGGCGATCACCCTGGGCGCCAGTGTGCCGGGCACGGTGCCGGCCGCCCTCTTCAGGATCGAAAGATGGGATCCGCCAACGCCGGGAACCGAGATGCTCTGGTCGTTTCCGGTGCCGAGCGGGGCATACGAAGTGCGTCTCTATTTCGCGGAAACCTACACGGGGGCCTTCGATGTGGGGCGTCGGCAATTCGATGTTTACGTCGAAAATGATCTGGTCCTCGACGATTATGATCAGTACGCAGACGCCGGCGGCGGCAATATCGGCGTCATGAAATCCTTCCCGGTTTCTGTTTCTGACGGGCAGATCAACATCGAACTGAGACACGTCGTCGAAAACCCGGCCATTAAGGGCATCGAGATCCTGAAGGCCGAGATCGAATAG
- a CDS encoding UbiA-like polyprenyltransferase, with translation MTGEARTAPRTDRPGRRWRDLVLKIGVYGRMVKFSHTVFALPFALSALVLAGREHRVTLVEIFWILVAMVGARSAAMGFNRIVDAGFDARNPRTAARELPAGRLSGSAAGVFVVCFSGIFVFAAAMLGPLPLMLSGPVLGVLFLYSYTKRFTWLAHLYLGFAIALAPPATWIAVTGVFSGKILWLSVALAAYIAGFDILYACQDVAFDRSQGLFSIPARFGVKPALRAARAIHAAAYGAFMMLYFAFDMTGGFLLAVGLIGFLLIFEHWLTDPDDLSRVPIAFFHVNSVISVTLLAGVLADELIRRMG, from the coding sequence ATGACGGGCGAGGCGAGGACGGCGCCCCGGACGGACCGACCTGGGCGCCGCTGGAGGGATCTGGTCCTGAAAATCGGGGTCTACGGGCGGATGGTCAAGTTCAGCCATACGGTCTTTGCCCTGCCCTTCGCCCTCTCGGCCCTGGTGCTGGCCGGTCGCGAGCACCGCGTCACCCTGGTGGAGATCTTCTGGATTCTCGTGGCGATGGTGGGAGCCCGCTCCGCGGCCATGGGCTTCAACCGCATCGTGGACGCCGGGTTCGACGCCCGGAATCCCCGCACCGCCGCCCGTGAGCTGCCCGCGGGGCGTCTGTCGGGATCGGCGGCCGGCGTATTCGTCGTCTGCTTTTCGGGGATCTTCGTCTTCGCCGCGGCCATGCTGGGGCCCCTGCCGCTGATGCTGTCGGGCCCGGTGCTGGGGGTGCTGTTCCTCTACTCCTACACCAAACGGTTCACCTGGCTCGCCCATCTCTATCTCGGGTTTGCCATCGCCCTCGCTCCCCCGGCGACGTGGATCGCCGTCACCGGCGTCTTCTCCGGGAAGATCCTCTGGCTTTCCGTCGCCCTTGCGGCTTACATCGCGGGGTTCGACATCCTCTACGCCTGCCAGGACGTCGCGTTCGACCGGTCCCAGGGCCTTTTTTCCATACCGGCCCGCTTCGGGGTGAAACCGGCCCTCCGGGCGGCCCGGGCGATTCATGCCGCGGCTTACGGGGCGTTCATGATGCTTTATTTCGCCTTTGACATGACCGGGGGATTCCTGCTCGCCGTGGGCCTCATCGGGTTCCTGCTCATCTTCGAGCACTGGCTGACCGACCCCGATGACCTGAGCCGGGTCCCCATCGCCTTTTTCCATGTCAACAGCGTCATCTCCGTCACGCTCCTGGCCGGGGTGCTGGCGGATGAACTGATCCGGAGGATGGGATGA
- the amrS gene encoding AmmeMemoRadiSam system radical SAM enzyme, which produces MEALLYDSLPDRKVQCRLCAHRCVIKPGRQGICKVRENRDGMLISRVYRKLIARHIDPIEKKPLFHVLPGSLSYSVATVGCNFACRFCQNADIAQLPGERSGVLPGDITPPEAVVRAAESAGCRSIAYTYTEPTVYFETALEIARIARERGLLNVFVTNGYMTAETVEMIRPFLDAANVDLKAYTDDFYKTRCGARIEPVKETLRAMKAAGIFLEVTTLVIPGLNDAPDELAALAGFIAGELGPGTPWHVSRFHPVYRLTDRPPTPVETLTAARDIGLAAGLKYVYVGNVPGNGGEDTPCPGCGETVIRRRGYRILENRLENGRCPDCGETVHGIGLS; this is translated from the coding sequence ATGGAAGCACTGCTGTATGACAGTTTGCCGGACCGGAAGGTCCAATGCCGCCTGTGCGCGCATCGCTGCGTCATCAAGCCCGGCAGGCAGGGCATCTGCAAGGTTCGGGAAAACCGGGACGGGATGTTGATCAGCCGGGTCTACCGGAAGCTCATCGCCCGGCACATCGATCCCATCGAGAAGAAGCCGCTCTTCCACGTGCTGCCCGGCAGCCTCTCCTATTCCGTGGCCACGGTGGGCTGCAATTTCGCCTGTCGTTTCTGCCAGAACGCCGATATCGCCCAGCTGCCCGGGGAGCGGAGCGGCGTGCTTCCGGGCGACATCACGCCGCCCGAGGCGGTGGTCCGGGCCGCCGAAAGCGCCGGATGCCGGAGTATCGCCTACACCTACACCGAGCCGACGGTCTACTTCGAGACGGCCCTCGAGATCGCCCGCATCGCCCGTGAGCGGGGCCTGCTCAACGTGTTCGTCACCAACGGTTACATGACGGCCGAGACCGTGGAGATGATCCGGCCCTTTCTTGACGCCGCCAACGTCGATTTGAAGGCCTATACCGACGACTTTTACAAAACCCGCTGCGGGGCCCGGATCGAACCGGTCAAGGAGACCCTGAGGGCGATGAAGGCCGCCGGGATTTTCCTGGAGGTCACCACCCTCGTCATTCCCGGCCTCAACGACGCTCCGGATGAGCTGGCCGCCCTTGCGGGGTTCATCGCGGGCGAGCTGGGGCCCGGGACTCCCTGGCACGTCAGCCGGTTCCACCCGGTTTACCGGTTGACGGACCGACCCCCCACCCCGGTCGAGACGCTGACGGCCGCCCGGGACATCGGGCTTGCCGCCGGGCTCAAATACGTCTACGTGGGGAACGTGCCCGGCAACGGCGGGGAGGACACCCCGTGCCCCGGGTGTGGTGAAACCGTCATCCGCCGCCGGGGATACCGGATCCTTGAGAATCGTCTCGAAAATGGCCGATGTCCGGACTGCGGCGAAACCGTGCACGGCATCGGGCTTTCATGA
- a CDS encoding alpha/beta hydrolase gives MKQVNTNSGVLYVNNIGESRPGRFSAPSDTLLQAYGEDRRTPWFFALLSMLMLVLLLSFPNRGLALEYEKTGPYGVVTETVENPMWTSTSGGTPLTVLLPAGAGEPVPVVFFSHGLGATNWSSYRSLLQHIASWGVAVVYSPYPASLSYTSNYPIIWNGFKTAADRYADTFDLSRVGFVGHSWGGGATPYMAVKGKAAGWGSQGMFMFIMAPAPASGVTTADLEGLSGVNLIMQVYENDSICPGSWAESAYDRINSAGKAYYYVYGATHLTPCEPADDLDRLAIWKPLTALMDCTFRLDRPYEGLLYALYGDGVHYETDVEGIQGDFPPEDDGSVDPPADDPVDPPVDDSDGSYASPWDSWKDQWLDRFYRSKDAANDAADDGSWFDRYRSRW, from the coding sequence GCGTATGGCGAGGACAGGCGAACACCATGGTTTTTTGCGTTGTTGAGCATGTTGATGCTGGTGCTGCTCCTGAGTTTTCCGAATCGGGGGCTTGCTCTGGAATATGAAAAAACCGGTCCTTACGGCGTGGTGACGGAAACCGTCGAAAATCCAATGTGGACCTCGACGAGCGGCGGAACACCACTCACGGTATTGCTTCCGGCGGGTGCCGGCGAACCGGTTCCGGTGGTCTTTTTTTCCCATGGGCTCGGCGCCACAAACTGGTCCAGCTACCGATCACTGCTGCAGCATATCGCTTCCTGGGGCGTCGCGGTGGTCTATTCCCCTTATCCCGCTTCCCTCTCCTACACCAGCAACTATCCGATCATCTGGAACGGCTTTAAAACCGCCGCGGACCGATATGCCGATACGTTCGATCTTTCGCGGGTCGGATTTGTCGGCCATTCCTGGGGCGGCGGCGCCACCCCCTACATGGCGGTGAAAGGGAAAGCGGCGGGCTGGGGCAGCCAGGGGATGTTCATGTTCATCATGGCGCCCGCGCCGGCTTCGGGGGTCACCACCGCGGACCTCGAAGGTCTTTCCGGCGTCAACCTGATCATGCAGGTGTATGAAAACGACTCGATTTGTCCCGGCAGCTGGGCCGAGTCCGCCTATGACAGAATCAACTCCGCCGGCAAAGCCTATTATTATGTGTACGGCGCCACCCATCTCACCCCCTGCGAACCGGCCGACGATCTTGACCGCCTGGCGATCTGGAAGCCCCTGACCGCATTGATGGATTGCACCTTCAGGCTGGACAGACCCTACGAGGGGCTGCTCTATGCGTTGTACGGAGACGGGGTCCATTATGAAACCGACGTGGAAGGCATTCAAGGCGACTTTCCACCAGAGGATGACGGTTCGGTGGATCCGCCGGCAGATGATCCCGTTGATCCGCCTGTCGACGACAGTGACGGTTCATATGCATCGCCATGGGATTCATGGAAGGATCAATGGCTCGACAGATTTTATCGATCAAAGGATGCCGCAAATGATGCTGCGGACGATGGGAGTTGGTTTGATCGCTACAGGTCCAGGTGGTAA
- a CDS encoding class I SAM-dependent methyltransferase has protein sequence MNADFQIRIADGEPMGHVYTYSEAKALEQQQQKPGHLADIQSAHRLMARMLDPLRGESVLDIGCGTGLGLSALMDMGLRVSGLDPSPDMIDIAGRRLGNRADLHRGVAEDLPFEDNAFTYAVILNTLEFVDDPVKALEEAFRVAKDRVFIGFMNRHSVLVGGIRAQRVFVRNVYGDARFFSVWELKRMIRALAGSVPLSWRSVTRVPHPLGIFRRHRPPFHLFCKSPVSPFIGIGVTLVPRYRTRPLRLKCRTKPLQDTLTGMARVEWRPQDGSTAV, from the coding sequence TTGAATGCGGACTTTCAGATCAGAATCGCGGACGGGGAGCCCATGGGGCATGTCTACACATATAGCGAGGCCAAGGCCCTCGAACAGCAACAGCAGAAACCCGGTCATCTGGCCGACATCCAGTCCGCCCACCGGCTCATGGCGCGGATGCTCGATCCCCTGCGGGGGGAGAGCGTGCTGGATATCGGGTGCGGCACCGGGTTGGGGCTGTCGGCCCTGATGGACATGGGGCTCAGGGTTTCGGGGCTCGACCCTTCCCCGGACATGATCGATATCGCCGGCCGCCGCCTGGGGAACCGGGCGGACCTCCACCGGGGGGTCGCCGAAGACCTTCCCTTCGAGGACAACGCCTTCACCTATGCCGTCATCCTCAATACCCTCGAATTCGTGGACGACCCCGTGAAGGCCCTGGAAGAGGCGTTTCGGGTCGCCAAGGACCGCGTCTTCATCGGCTTCATGAACCGCCATTCCGTTCTGGTGGGCGGCATCCGGGCTCAGCGGGTCTTCGTCAGGAACGTCTACGGCGACGCCCGTTTTTTTTCGGTGTGGGAGCTGAAGCGGATGATCCGGGCTCTTGCGGGAAGCGTTCCCCTGAGCTGGCGGTCCGTGACCCGGGTTCCCCATCCCCTGGGGATCTTTCGCCGGCACCGCCCGCCCTTCCATCTGTTCTGCAAGTCTCCGGTGAGTCCGTTTATCGGAATCGGCGTGACGCTGGTTCCCCGTTACCGAACGCGGCCGCTTCGGCTCAAATGCCGGACGAAGCCCCTTCAGGACACCTTGACGGGCATGGCCCGCGTTGAATGGAGGCCTCAGGATGGAAGCACTGCTGTATGA
- a CDS encoding UbiX family flavin prenyltransferase, which produces MKKTEKKKTLVTAICGASGVIYGIRLLKALLARPVEVYLVISSAGYAVLRHEAGYDGEPFDDFLKREGVVFHWEARLYHHDEGDLFAPPASGSFRHDGMVVAPCSMKTLGAVASGIADGLIHRAADVCLKERRPLVLLTRETPLNLVHLENMRRAAMAGAIIMPPCPGFYTRPETLTDIVDGTVARVLDQLDIDNDLTKRWGDKDLV; this is translated from the coding sequence ATGAAGAAAACCGAGAAAAAGAAGACCCTCGTGACGGCGATATGCGGCGCCTCGGGGGTGATCTACGGGATACGCCTCCTGAAGGCCCTCCTGGCCCGGCCCGTGGAGGTCTACCTGGTGATCTCGTCCGCCGGGTACGCGGTGCTCCGCCACGAGGCCGGATACGACGGAGAGCCCTTCGACGATTTCCTGAAGCGGGAAGGGGTCGTCTTTCACTGGGAGGCCCGGCTCTACCACCACGACGAGGGGGACCTCTTCGCGCCGCCGGCCAGCGGCTCCTTCCGCCACGACGGCATGGTGGTGGCGCCCTGCTCCATGAAGACCCTGGGCGCCGTCGCCTCGGGCATCGCCGACGGCCTGATCCATCGGGCCGCGGATGTCTGCCTCAAGGAGCGGCGGCCCCTGGTGCTGCTGACCCGGGAGACGCCCCTGAACCTCGTCCACCTCGAGAACATGCGGCGTGCGGCCATGGCCGGGGCGATCATCATGCCGCCGTGCCCGGGCTTCTACACGCGTCCGGAGACCCTGACGGACATTGTCGACGGCACCGTCGCCAGGGTTCTGGACCAGCTCGACATCGACAACGATCTCACGAAACGATGGGGGGACAAGGATCTTGTATAG
- a CDS encoding aryl-sulfate sulfotransferase, whose amino-acid sequence MRKLSNTLSVLLFLMISTILFSTVDGNCFWYGDPGDPIIPYYEPSDDVVRPLHDYIHNNVYPRLTYAFLTFDNRGTDRGLTVYDKSKAYDGYTLLGSLAPVDENGLPWELDNSVGRPYSAILIDMEGNIVNKWQVAGFPAKMLPGGYVMGGVGTGVPGHLEDRALVQQDWCGNEVWRYEASVDPDKEIEDEDGNIIKFDGGLRMHHDFQREGNPVGYYAPGMHANTDGGKTLILIHDDPDEDTSHISNFPLEDDAIREVDWEGNVIWEWHPYEHFDECGFSDIAKEAIMTIQSGAGIIGATFPENDWQHINAVSYLGPNRWYRNGDERFHPDNIIWDGRTSNMTAIVARYDDPEGRWQSGDIVWKIGPDFVPGTKEHRLGQIIGQHMAHMIPQGLPGEGNILMFDNGGLAGWGSYFPGLPPMYPTVFRDYSRVIEFNPVTMEMEWEYVLKTPNEDGRKFFSWFISGAQRLKNGNTMITEGSTGRVFEVTQKGEIVWEYISPFGSINEQTGLSGPGMVYRAYRVPKGWVPQNAKCEKQK is encoded by the coding sequence ATGAGGAAACTGTCCAATACCCTGTCTGTTCTGCTTTTTTTAATGATATCGACCATCCTTTTCTCAACCGTAGATGGGAATTGTTTCTGGTACGGCGATCCGGGCGATCCGATTATTCCCTATTACGAACCGTCGGATGATGTGGTAAGACCTCTGCATGATTATATTCACAATAACGTCTATCCCAGACTTACTTATGCTTTCCTGACCTTTGACAACCGGGGCACGGATCGGGGGCTTACCGTCTATGACAAAAGCAAGGCTTATGACGGGTATACCCTCCTGGGTTCGCTGGCCCCTGTAGATGAAAACGGTCTACCCTGGGAACTTGATAATTCCGTCGGTCGACCCTATTCTGCCATATTGATTGACATGGAAGGGAATATCGTCAACAAGTGGCAGGTTGCCGGATTTCCAGCCAAGATGCTCCCCGGGGGGTATGTCATGGGGGGTGTAGGAACAGGTGTTCCGGGTCATCTGGAAGACAGGGCATTGGTGCAGCAGGACTGGTGCGGCAATGAGGTATGGCGCTATGAAGCATCGGTGGACCCGGATAAAGAAATAGAAGATGAAGATGGAAATATAATTAAATTCGATGGCGGCCTCAGAATGCACCACGATTTTCAGCGGGAGGGGAATCCAGTCGGCTATTATGCGCCGGGTATGCATGCGAATACCGACGGCGGGAAGACCCTGATTCTGATTCATGACGATCCGGATGAGGATACGAGCCATATCAGCAACTTCCCCCTGGAGGACGACGCCATCCGGGAGGTCGACTGGGAAGGGAACGTGATCTGGGAATGGCATCCCTATGAACATTTTGATGAGTGCGGGTTCAGCGACATTGCCAAGGAGGCCATCATGACGATCCAGTCGGGCGCTGGAATCATCGGCGCTACCTTTCCGGAGAACGACTGGCAGCATATCAACGCCGTCTCCTACCTGGGGCCCAACCGGTGGTACAGGAACGGGGACGAACGCTTCCATCCGGATAACATCATCTGGGACGGTCGCACCTCTAACATGACCGCCATCGTCGCCCGGTACGACGACCCAGAGGGCAGGTGGCAATCCGGGGACATCGTGTGGAAAATCGGGCCCGACTTCGTTCCCGGAACCAAAGAGCACCGGCTGGGCCAGATCATCGGCCAGCACATGGCCCACATGATTCCCCAGGGGCTTCCCGGTGAGGGCAACATCCTCATGTTCGACAACGGCGGACTTGCCGGATGGGGATCCTATTTTCCGGGTCTGCCCCCCATGTACCCCACGGTGTTCAGGGATTATTCCCGGGTGATCGAATTCAACCCGGTCACCATGGAGATGGAGTGGGAATATGTGCTCAAAACGCCCAACGAAGACGGACGCAAGTTCTTCAGCTGGTTTATCAGCGGAGCCCAGCGGCTTAAGAACGGCAATACGATGATCACGGAAGGCTCCACCGGTCGCGTTTTCGAGGTGACCCAAAAAGGTGAGATCGTGTGGGAATACATATCGCCTTTTGGTTCTATTAATGAACAGACCGGCCTTTCAGGTCCCGGTATGGTGTATCGCGCCTATCGGGTTCCTAAAGGCTGGGTTCCCCAGAACGCAAAATGCGAAAAGCAGAAATAA